In one Rhopalosiphum padi isolate XX-2018 chromosome 3, ASM2088224v1, whole genome shotgun sequence genomic region, the following are encoded:
- the LOC132925703 gene encoding protein FAM200A-like, giving the protein MNEVNLKLQGNKMNFIKAKGIISSFIFKLDLYRTNINRQELIQFPNLKSCSDANGLIPEDKILIFTDHILQLKKDMKSRFQDLLELQICNWILDPFSFESVEDLELHLQMEFIDLKHDCEAQLVFKQVGYELAWIKLKDTYPQLWQQVKSLLLSLPSTYLVEKGFSVVVQLLTKQRNRLDICNKGDLRLALTNIKPDIVKLAATHQAQGSH; this is encoded by the coding sequence atgaatgaaGTCAATTTGAAGCTTCAAGGGAATAAGATGAACTTTATTAAAGCCAAAGGAATAATTTcctcattcatttttaaattagatctTTACAGAACAAACATAAATCGTCAAGAACTGATTCAGTTTCCGAATCTCAAGTCATGTTCAGACGCAAATGGTTTAATTCCAGAAgacaaaattctaattttcacTGATCATATTTTGCAGCTCAAAAAAGACATGAAATCAAGATTTCAAGATCTACTTGAGTTACAAATCTGTAATTGGATTTTAGATCCATTTTCGTTTGAATCTGTGGAAGATCTCGAACTTCATTTACAAATGGAATTTATCGATCTTAAACACGACTGTGAGGCACAACTTGTTTTTAAGCAGGTCGGTTACGAGCTTGCCTGGATCAAGCTTAAAGACACTTATCCACAACTATGGCAACAAGTTAAATCGTTGCTTCTCTCTTTACCGTCAACGTATCTAGTTGAAAAAGGATTCAGCGTTGTTGTCCAGCTTTTGACGAAACAAAGAAATCGGTTGGACATTTGCAACAAAGGTGATCTACGTTTAGCTTTGACCAATATCAAACCAGACATCGTTAAATTAGCAGCTACTCATCAGGCTCAAGGCAGTCATTGA